A genomic segment from Desulfallas thermosapovorans DSM 6562 encodes:
- a CDS encoding long-chain-fatty-acid--CoA ligase, with amino-acid sequence MLNFPKPYLKIYESGGVDWQINIEPKPLHTLVFDSARKNPEKTAMIFYGHKVTYAQLAGCVVRVAAALYELGLRKGDRVALMLPNCPDFVFAYYAAMSLGGIVVNTNPMYVEREIEHQVNDSGSKMIITLVDLYPRVKNVRDNTPLEKVLLTGFTGKPEALPGDTIWFPDLYAVDRTPAPAVEIDPARDLAVLQYTGGTTGVSKGAMLTHLNLYANSMQTNHFFNNDAKKQLIMSVLPFFHVYGMTCCMNLAVASATTMLLVPRFVPGEIAQLISQYKPTFFPGVPTMFVAMLNSPEFKDYKDYASVMAYNSGGGPLPLEIGYSFDKLLEGTGSTMTEGYGLSESSPVTHCNPEFGPNKRGSIGVPYPGTHAAVVDIETGTRVLPVGEVGELVIQGPQVMAGYWNRPEQTAQTLKNGWLYTGDMARMDEDGYFYIVDRKKDLIIAGGYNIYPREVEEVLFEHAKVQEAVVAGVPDAYRGETVKAYVVLKEGQTATEQELIAFCRERLAPYKAPKAVEFRQELPKSAVGKLLRRKLVEEELKKLEQSGK; translated from the coding sequence TTGTTAAACTTTCCTAAACCATACTTAAAAATCTACGAATCGGGAGGGGTAGACTGGCAAATCAATATTGAACCAAAGCCATTACATACCCTGGTATTTGATTCGGCCAGGAAAAACCCGGAAAAAACCGCCATGATATTTTACGGGCATAAAGTAACCTATGCCCAGTTAGCCGGCTGTGTGGTCAGGGTAGCAGCGGCCCTTTACGAACTGGGCCTGCGCAAGGGTGATAGAGTCGCGCTTATGCTGCCCAACTGTCCCGACTTTGTATTTGCTTATTATGCCGCCATGAGCCTGGGGGGCATAGTGGTAAACACCAATCCCATGTATGTGGAAAGGGAAATTGAACACCAGGTAAACGACTCGGGCTCCAAGATGATTATAACCCTGGTTGATTTATATCCCCGGGTTAAAAACGTGCGGGACAATACGCCCCTGGAGAAGGTTTTATTAACCGGGTTTACCGGCAAGCCCGAAGCGTTGCCCGGTGATACAATTTGGTTTCCGGACCTTTACGCGGTGGACAGAACCCCGGCCCCGGCGGTGGAAATAGACCCGGCGCGGGATTTGGCAGTGCTGCAGTATACCGGCGGCACCACCGGCGTGTCCAAAGGGGCCATGCTGACCCATTTGAACCTGTACGCCAACTCCATGCAAACCAACCATTTTTTTAATAACGATGCAAAGAAACAGTTAATTATGAGTGTGCTGCCCTTTTTCCATGTTTATGGTATGACCTGTTGTATGAACCTGGCTGTGGCGTCAGCTACCACCATGCTTCTGGTGCCCCGGTTCGTGCCCGGGGAAATAGCCCAACTGATTAGCCAGTATAAGCCCACCTTTTTCCCCGGGGTACCCACCATGTTTGTGGCCATGTTAAACAGCCCGGAATTTAAGGATTATAAGGATTACGCCAGTGTAATGGCTTATAATTCCGGGGGTGGGCCGCTGCCCCTTGAAATAGGGTACAGCTTTGACAAACTGTTGGAGGGCACCGGCTCAACAATGACCGAAGGATACGGGCTGTCCGAATCATCACCGGTGACCCACTGCAATCCCGAATTTGGCCCGAACAAACGGGGTTCCATAGGGGTGCCCTACCCGGGGACCCACGCTGCGGTGGTGGATATCGAAACCGGCACCCGGGTGCTGCCCGTGGGCGAAGTGGGGGAACTGGTGATCCAAGGTCCCCAGGTAATGGCGGGTTACTGGAACCGGCCCGAGCAAACCGCCCAAACCCTGAAAAACGGCTGGCTGTATACCGGAGATATGGCCAGAATGGATGAAGACGGGTATTTTTATATCGTGGACCGGAAAAAGGATCTGATTATTGCCGGTGGTTATAATATTTATCCCCGGGAAGTGGAAGAGGTTTTGTTTGAACATGCCAAGGTACAGGAAGCGGTGGTGGCCGGTGTGCCGGACGCCTACCGCGGGGAGACGGTGAAGGCTTATGTGGTATTGAAGGAAGGCCAGACTGCTACGGAACAGGAACTGATTGCCTTTTGCCGGGAAAGGCTGGCTCCTTATAAAGCACCCAAAGCGGTTGAGTTCAGGCAAGAACTGCCCAAGTCGGCGGTGGGTAAGCTTTTAAGGCGCAAGCTGGTGGAAGAGGAATTAAAGAAGTTGGAGCAGTCCGGTAAATAA
- a CDS encoding DUF362 domain-containing protein produces the protein MSKPVVSVVKFNDPYQSLRQSLDLSEGLKGFSKEDKILIKPNLVSWDFDLPFPPYGVVTTSAVMAALVRILAEEGFTDLTIGEAPLMVPKTVGQAMFKVLGYQKLKEQYGVKLVDFNEEKFVKVDCGGFELSLAEKALEADKIINVPVLKTHNQTKVSLGIKNLKGCLNRKSKMFCHGAQNDLNHTFPHIIEKLPVALTIIDGVFGIAKGPGPTGKAERLNLLVASKDPLAADVVGAALLGYSASDVEHLVYFAKRSGGSINLADIDVQGEDVAACAKFLDYDWEWTPGDTGPLGYAKRGIKGLAVRKYDNTMCTGCSMLFNPLLIMLMSAYKGEPFPNVEVVSGKVQKASPGFDKTVLFGRCACALNKDNPNIKKAIAIKGCPPDLKEFEQMMREEGIMCDYNEYVKYRHYIYHRYKAGDGFDMGLYSI, from the coding sequence ATGTCTAAACCGGTTGTTTCCGTAGTCAAGTTTAATGACCCGTATCAATCATTGCGCCAATCGCTGGACTTAAGCGAGGGGCTAAAAGGGTTCAGCAAGGAAGATAAAATACTGATCAAGCCCAACCTGGTGTCCTGGGATTTTGATTTGCCATTTCCCCCTTATGGGGTGGTGACCACATCGGCGGTTATGGCCGCCCTGGTACGTATCCTGGCCGAGGAGGGTTTTACCGACCTGACCATCGGGGAAGCCCCGTTAATGGTACCTAAAACTGTGGGTCAAGCCATGTTCAAGGTGCTGGGCTACCAAAAATTAAAGGAGCAGTACGGCGTAAAACTGGTGGACTTTAACGAAGAAAAATTTGTTAAGGTGGACTGCGGTGGTTTTGAGCTGTCACTGGCGGAGAAGGCGCTGGAGGCGGATAAAATTATCAACGTGCCGGTGCTCAAAACCCACAACCAGACCAAAGTTTCCCTGGGTATTAAAAACCTGAAGGGCTGTCTGAACCGCAAATCCAAAATGTTCTGTCACGGGGCCCAAAACGACCTTAATCATACCTTCCCGCATATAATCGAAAAGCTTCCGGTGGCTCTTACCATTATAGACGGCGTATTCGGCATCGCCAAGGGACCCGGACCCACCGGTAAGGCCGAGCGGCTGAACCTGCTGGTGGCTTCCAAGGACCCCCTGGCCGCCGATGTGGTGGGGGCCGCCCTTTTGGGTTACAGCGCATCGGATGTTGAGCACCTTGTTTACTTCGCCAAACGCAGCGGCGGCAGTATCAACCTGGCTGATATCGATGTGCAAGGGGAAGATGTGGCCGCCTGCGCTAAATTCCTGGATTACGACTGGGAATGGACTCCCGGCGACACAGGCCCTTTGGGTTATGCCAAACGCGGCATTAAGGGTTTGGCGGTGCGCAAGTACGATAATACCATGTGTACGGGCTGCTCCATGTTATTCAATCCCCTGCTTATTATGCTTATGTCGGCATATAAGGGTGAGCCCTTCCCCAACGTGGAAGTGGTCAGCGGCAAAGTGCAGAAGGCCTCCCCGGGCTTCGACAAAACAGTACTCTTTGGCCGCTGCGCCTGTGCACTGAATAAAGACAACCCCAACATTAAAAAGGCCATTGCCATTAAAGGATGCCCGCCCGACTTGAAGGAATTTGAACAAATGATGCGGGAAGAGGGCATTATGTGTGATTATAATGAGTATGTAAAGTATCGCCACTATATTTACCACCGCTACAAAGCCGGGGATGGATTTGATATGGGACTGTACAGTATATAG
- a CDS encoding MaoC/PaaZ C-terminal domain-containing protein, with protein MLSNYFDDLKVGDRWVSRGRTITETDIVMFAAFSGDWYQLHTDREWAAETSFGQRIAHGLLVLSVSSGFWDLSGGTVIAFYGMDKVRFTAPTFIGDTIHAELEVVGKQDKGPDSGVVDIKQEIKNQRGQVVAVAVLRLLLKKRTG; from the coding sequence ATGCTCAGCAATTATTTTGATGATTTAAAGGTTGGCGATCGCTGGGTGTCCCGGGGACGAACCATAACGGAAACTGATATCGTAATGTTTGCCGCCTTCAGTGGTGACTGGTATCAGCTGCACACGGACCGGGAATGGGCGGCCGAAACTTCCTTTGGGCAGAGGATTGCCCACGGGTTACTGGTGCTTTCGGTGTCTTCAGGTTTTTGGGATCTTTCGGGAGGAACGGTAATTGCCTTTTATGGTATGGATAAAGTGCGCTTTACCGCCCCCACCTTTATCGGTGACACTATTCACGCGGAGTTGGAGGTGGTGGGCAAACAGGATAAAGGGCCGGACAGCGGAGTGGTTGATATCAAACAGGAGATTAAAAACCAGCGCGGTCAAGTTGTGGCGGTGGCAGTATTACGGCTGTTGCTCAAAAAAAGAACAGGTTAG
- a CDS encoding DUF134 domain-containing protein, translating to MSRPPKCRRVEFMPELTFFKPAGIPVSELDVVQLTVEELEAIRLKDLLGLEQEGCAEKMGVSRPTYHRILSSARGKVAVALVEGKAIRVEGGHFEMVVRHFKCFDCDHQWELPCGVGPRGSEITCPQCQSGDVSRVNKDGRPYGCHAKKLGRGNNQDN from the coding sequence ATGTCCAGACCGCCTAAATGTCGCCGGGTTGAGTTTATGCCCGAGCTGACTTTTTTTAAACCCGCAGGTATACCGGTAAGTGAACTGGATGTTGTACAGCTCACGGTGGAGGAATTAGAAGCCATCAGGCTAAAGGATCTACTTGGTTTAGAGCAGGAGGGCTGTGCTGAAAAAATGGGTGTATCCCGCCCGACCTATCACCGTATACTTTCCTCTGCCCGGGGCAAGGTTGCCGTAGCCCTGGTGGAAGGAAAAGCTATCCGTGTGGAGGGAGGTCACTTTGAAATGGTGGTTCGCCACTTTAAATGCTTTGACTGTGACCACCAGTGGGAGTTGCCCTGCGGTGTGGGGCCCCGAGGCTCCGAGATAACCTGCCCTCAGTGCCAGAGCGGTGATGTGTCCAGGGTGAACAAAGATGGCCGCCCTTATGGCTGTCATGCGAAAAAATTAGGCCGGGGTAATAACCAGGATAACTAA
- a CDS encoding formate--tetrahydrofolate ligase, with amino-acid sequence MAYDATKLKDFEIAELAEKNMPTPDEWREKLNLQKDEVIPYGRICKLDFMKIIDRLKDKPDGKFIEVTAITPTPLGEGKTTTSMGLVEGLGKRGMNVGAAIRQPSGGPTMNIKGTAAGGGNALAIPMTEFSLGLTGDLNDIMNAHNLAMVALTARMQHERNYDDAELAKRNLRRLDIDPTRVEMGWIIDFCAQALRNIIIGIGGRMDGYMMQSKFGIAVSSEIMAILAVARDLKDMRERIGKIIVAYDKKGNPVTTSDLEVAGAMTAFMRNAINPTLMSTAEYQPVLVHAGPFANIAIGQSSIIADRIGLKMFDYHVTESGFAADIGFEKFWNVKCRFSGHIPNVSVLTATIRALKMHGGGPKVVAGRPLPEEYVKENVELVEKGCENMVHHINTIRKAGINPVVCINSFHTDTKDEIAAVRRAAEAAGARCAVSEHWLKGGDGALELADAVIDACNDEVNFKFLYPLEMPLRQRVEVIAKEVYGADGVSWTPEAEAKAKAFEENPEYKDFATMMVKTHLSLSHDPTLKGVPKGWILPVRDVLIFAGAKFLCPMTGTISLMPGTSSDPAYRRIDVDTETGKVLGLF; translated from the coding sequence TTGGCATACGATGCAACTAAATTAAAGGATTTTGAAATCGCCGAACTGGCGGAGAAAAATATGCCCACGCCCGACGAGTGGCGAGAGAAGCTGAACTTGCAGAAGGATGAGGTTATTCCTTACGGCAGAATCTGCAAGCTGGACTTCATGAAGATTATTGACCGTTTAAAAGACAAGCCCGATGGCAAATTCATCGAAGTTACCGCCATTACCCCCACCCCGCTGGGTGAAGGTAAGACCACCACATCCATGGGTTTGGTGGAAGGCCTTGGTAAACGCGGCATGAACGTAGGTGCGGCTATTCGCCAGCCCTCCGGCGGCCCCACCATGAACATCAAGGGCACCGCTGCCGGCGGCGGCAACGCGCTGGCTATTCCCATGACCGAATTCTCCCTCGGCCTCACCGGTGACCTGAACGATATTATGAACGCCCACAACCTGGCCATGGTGGCCCTCACCGCCAGGATGCAACACGAAAGAAACTATGACGATGCCGAACTGGCCAAGCGGAACCTGCGCCGCCTGGATATCGATCCCACCCGGGTAGAGATGGGCTGGATTATCGACTTCTGTGCCCAGGCCCTCCGGAACATCATTATCGGTATCGGCGGCCGGATGGACGGCTACATGATGCAGTCCAAGTTCGGTATTGCTGTGAGCTCCGAAATTATGGCCATCCTGGCCGTGGCCCGGGATCTAAAAGACATGCGGGAACGCATTGGCAAGATCATCGTGGCTTATGACAAGAAGGGCAACCCCGTAACCACCTCCGACCTGGAAGTGGCCGGTGCCATGACCGCTTTTATGCGTAACGCCATTAACCCGACCCTGATGAGCACTGCCGAATACCAGCCCGTACTGGTACACGCCGGCCCATTCGCCAACATTGCCATCGGCCAATCCTCCATCATCGCCGACCGCATTGGTCTGAAAATGTTTGACTATCACGTTACCGAGAGCGGATTCGCCGCTGACATCGGATTTGAGAAGTTCTGGAACGTCAAGTGCCGCTTCAGCGGGCATATACCCAATGTTTCCGTGCTCACCGCTACTATCCGGGCCCTCAAGATGCACGGTGGCGGCCCCAAAGTTGTTGCCGGTCGCCCGCTGCCCGAGGAATATGTTAAGGAAAACGTCGAGCTGGTTGAAAAGGGCTGCGAGAACATGGTGCACCACATCAACACCATCCGCAAAGCCGGTATCAACCCGGTGGTTTGCATTAACTCCTTCCATACCGATACCAAGGATGAAATCGCGGCGGTACGCCGTGCCGCCGAAGCAGCCGGGGCTCGTTGTGCCGTATCCGAGCACTGGCTCAAGGGTGGCGACGGTGCCCTGGAGCTGGCTGATGCAGTTATCGATGCCTGCAACGATGAAGTCAACTTCAAGTTCCTGTACCCGCTGGAAATGCCTCTGCGCCAGAGGGTGGAAGTCATTGCCAAGGAAGTCTACGGTGCTGACGGCGTAAGCTGGACACCGGAAGCCGAAGCCAAGGCCAAGGCCTTTGAAGAAAATCCCGAGTATAAAGATTTCGCCACCATGATGGTTAAAACACACCTGAGCTTGTCCCATGATCCCACCCTCAAGGGTGTGCCCAAGGGATGGATATTACCGGTGCGCGACGTGCTGATCTTCGCCGGTGCCAAGTTCCTGTGCCCCATGACCGGTACCATCAGCCTGATGCCCGGTACCAGCTCCGACCCGGCTTACCGGAGAATCGATGTGGACACCGAAACCGGCAAAGTGCTGGGCTTATTCTAA